The Roseovarius indicus genome has a segment encoding these proteins:
- a CDS encoding NAD-dependent epimerase/dehydratase family protein produces the protein MPEIPVDTTAPVLVTGATGYVAGWLVRDLLDAGVTVHAAIRNPDDPAKTAPLQAMADAAPGTIRFFRADLLQDGAYAEAMKGCRIVFHTASPFSTSVKDPQRELVDPAVKGTRNVLEEASRTPSVQRVVLTSSCAAIYADATDCARASGGKLSEDDWNTTASLDYQPYSYSKTEAERTAWDIAEAQSQWRLVTVNPSLVLGPASHGTPTSESFSIIKRMGDGSFRSGVPRLGIGVVDARDVAQAHIAAGFLPDVQGRYIVSAHDTDLLTVAQALHATYGDRYPIPSKPLPKWLVWLVGPFRGLSRRFVANNVDVPWHIDNSKGKRELGLTYRPLDVTVREMFAQMIEAGTFPET, from the coding sequence ATGCCCGAGATCCCCGTCGACACCACCGCACCCGTGCTTGTCACCGGCGCCACAGGCTACGTCGCCGGGTGGCTGGTGCGCGACCTGCTCGATGCAGGCGTCACCGTCCATGCCGCCATCCGCAATCCCGATGACCCGGCGAAGACCGCGCCGCTGCAGGCCATGGCCGATGCCGCCCCCGGGACGATCCGTTTCTTCCGGGCCGACCTGCTGCAAGACGGCGCCTATGCCGAAGCGATGAAAGGCTGCCGGATCGTCTTCCACACCGCCTCGCCCTTCTCCACCTCCGTCAAGGATCCGCAACGCGAACTGGTCGACCCGGCGGTCAAGGGCACCCGCAACGTGCTGGAAGAGGCCAGCCGCACGCCCTCGGTCCAGCGTGTCGTCCTCACCTCCTCCTGCGCCGCGATCTATGCCGACGCCACCGATTGCGCCCGCGCCAGCGGCGGCAAGCTCTCCGAGGACGACTGGAACACCACCGCCTCGCTCGACTACCAGCCCTATTCCTACTCCAAGACAGAGGCCGAGCGTACGGCATGGGACATCGCCGAAGCCCAGTCGCAGTGGCGCCTCGTCACGGTGAACCCCAGCCTCGTCCTCGGCCCCGCCTCCCACGGGACGCCCACGTCGGAAAGCTTCAGCATCATCAAGCGCATGGGCGATGGCAGCTTCCGCTCCGGCGTGCCGCGCCTCGGCATCGGCGTGGTCGATGCCCGCGACGTGGCACAGGCCCACATTGCCGCCGGCTTCCTGCCAGACGTGCAGGGCCGCTACATCGTCTCGGCCCATGACACCGACCTGCTGACCGTGGCCCAGGCGCTTCACGCGACATATGGCGACCGCTACCCGATCCCGTCCAAGCCTCTGCCGAAATGGCTGGTCTGGCTCGTCGGCCCCTTCCGCGGCCTCTCCCGCCGTTTCGTGGCCAACAATGTCGACGTCCCGTGGCATATCGACAATTCCAAGGGCAAGCGCGAGCTCGGCCTGACCTATCGCCCGCTCGATGTGACCGTGCGGGAGATGTTCGCCCAGATGATCGAAGCCGGCACCTTCCCCGAAACCTGA
- a CDS encoding SLC13 family permease, producing the protein MPYDQLFVLLLLALVFAGFLFELYPPEVTALSASAVLLATGILGTDDFLNVFSSGAPITIAMMFIISAALERTGVLTLLGDVLQKQARGSMSRAVLIMMAAAIAASAFMNNTPVVVLLTPVMISVAASVGAAPSKVLIPLSYAAIFGGTLTLIGTSTNILMSDVALAAGQPRITMFEMTLPGLFLAGAGMIYMVIAGRYLLPNRASLSSVLGQERKRKFLARLLIPAGSAHIGKALADLPFNTSQSRILDVIRGERSQRARLSSLTLEAGDRVVIKTDAGELLGLKEDGSVAFNEMHDTGFEPVTAESTMMMEGSIGPKSMLRGRMLGDLRLRRTYGIYVLAVHRDDRNITESTETLRLRFADTLLLEGPAEGLQRLVADGGIVNLSTPSERPVRRGKAPIAIATILGVMVLAAFGLMPIAGLAVIGASVVMLTGCVDPEEAFDAIDWRILFLIFGMLGLSQGLDNTGAAETVVAFIVGLTGGFGPLAALAAVYLFTSLLTEMISNNAVAVLVGPIVIGMAVQLGYDPRPFIMAVMFAASASFATPIGYQTNTFVYGAGGYRFRDFVIVGLPLNLLFAVVAVLVIPLFFPF; encoded by the coding sequence ATGCCCTACGATCAGCTGTTCGTTCTTCTCCTGCTGGCCCTCGTCTTCGCCGGCTTCCTGTTCGAGCTCTACCCGCCCGAGGTCACGGCGCTGTCGGCCTCCGCCGTGCTTCTGGCGACCGGCATCCTCGGCACCGACGATTTCCTGAACGTCTTCTCCTCCGGCGCGCCGATCACCATCGCGATGATGTTCATCATCTCGGCCGCGCTCGAACGCACCGGCGTGCTGACCCTTCTCGGCGACGTCCTGCAGAAACAGGCGCGCGGCTCGATGTCGCGGGCGGTGCTGATCATGATGGCCGCCGCCATCGCCGCCTCGGCTTTCATGAACAACACCCCCGTCGTCGTGCTGCTGACGCCGGTGATGATCTCGGTCGCGGCCTCGGTGGGCGCGGCGCCCTCGAAGGTGCTGATCCCGCTCTCCTACGCGGCCATCTTCGGCGGCACGCTCACCCTGATCGGCACGTCCACCAACATCCTGATGAGCGACGTCGCGCTCGCCGCCGGCCAGCCTCGCATCACCATGTTCGAAATGACCCTTCCGGGGCTGTTCCTGGCCGGCGCCGGCATGATCTACATGGTCATCGCAGGCCGCTACCTGCTGCCCAACCGCGCCTCCCTTTCCTCGGTCCTGGGCCAGGAACGCAAGCGCAAGTTCCTCGCGCGCCTGCTCATTCCCGCCGGCTCGGCCCATATCGGCAAGGCCCTCGCCGACCTGCCCTTCAACACGTCTCAATCCCGCATTCTCGACGTGATCCGCGGCGAACGCTCGCAGCGCGCGCGCCTGTCCTCCCTCACGCTCGAAGCCGGCGACCGGGTCGTCATCAAGACCGACGCGGGCGAGCTTCTGGGCCTCAAGGAAGACGGCAGCGTCGCCTTCAACGAGATGCACGACACCGGGTTCGAGCCGGTCACCGCCGAAAGCACCATGATGATGGAAGGCAGCATCGGGCCCAAGTCGATGCTGCGCGGCCGCATGCTGGGCGACCTGCGCCTGCGCCGCACCTACGGCATCTATGTCCTCGCCGTGCACCGCGACGACCGCAACATCACCGAGAGCACCGAGACGCTCCGCCTGCGCTTCGCCGACACGCTGCTGCTGGAAGGGCCCGCCGAAGGGCTGCAACGGCTGGTGGCCGATGGCGGCATCGTCAACCTCTCGACCCCCTCCGAACGGCCCGTCCGCCGCGGCAAGGCCCCCATCGCCATCGCCACCATCCTCGGCGTCATGGTGCTGGCAGCGTTCGGGCTGATGCCCATCGCGGGCCTCGCGGTGATAGGCGCCTCGGTCGTCATGCTGACCGGCTGCGTCGACCCGGAAGAGGCGTTCGACGCCATCGACTGGCGCATCCTGTTCCTGATCTTCGGGATGCTGGGCCTCAGCCAGGGGCTCGACAACACCGGCGCCGCGGAAACCGTGGTCGCGTTCATCGTCGGCCTGACCGGCGGCTTCGGGCCATTGGCGGCGCTGGCGGCGGTCTATCTCTTCACCAGCCTGCTGACCGAGATGATCAGCAACAACGCCGTAGCCGTCCTCGTCGGGCCGATCGTGATCGGCATGGCGGTGCAACTGGGTTACGACCCGCGACCCTTCATCATGGCGGTGATGTTCGCGGCCTCGGCCAGCTTCGCCACCCCCATCGGCTACCAGACCAACACCTTCGTCTACGGCGCGGGCGGCTACCGGTTCCGCGATTTCGTAATCGTGGGCCTGCCGCTCAACCTGCTCTTCGCGGTGGTGGCGGTACTGGTGATACCCCTCTTCTTCCCCTTCTGA
- a CDS encoding M48 family metallopeptidase produces MLKFTPILLAILYAVAMYRFSVWRTRRELDARSSELADPRLKKLTDRLASALDLPRIKVHIYEIDPVNGLAAPDGRIFITRGFYRKFQNGEISAEEMASVIAHELGHVALGHSRRRMIDFSGQNALRTALAMILSRFLPGIGVLIANGLTTLLAARLSRSDEYEADEYAAALLTKSGIGTAPQKSLFNKLEDLTQSRSGAAPAWLMSHPKTGERIAAIEKLEAKWAQ; encoded by the coding sequence ATGCTGAAGTTCACCCCCATCCTCCTGGCGATTCTCTATGCCGTGGCCATGTATCGCTTCTCGGTCTGGCGCACCCGGCGCGAGCTCGACGCCCGGTCCTCCGAACTGGCCGACCCGCGCCTGAAGAAGCTGACCGACCGCCTGGCATCCGCGCTCGATCTGCCCCGCATCAAGGTCCATATCTACGAGATCGACCCGGTGAACGGGCTCGCCGCCCCCGATGGGCGCATCTTCATCACCCGCGGCTTCTACCGCAAGTTCCAGAACGGCGAGATCTCGGCCGAGGAAATGGCCAGCGTCATCGCCCACGAGCTTGGCCACGTGGCCCTGGGCCATTCCCGCCGCCGGATGATCGACTTCTCCGGCCAGAATGCCCTGCGCACGGCGCTGGCGATGATCCTGTCGCGCTTTCTGCCCGGCATCGGCGTGCTGATCGCCAACGGCCTGACCACCCTGCTGGCCGCCCGCCTGTCGCGCAGCGACGAATACGAGGCCGACGAATACGCCGCCGCCCTTCTGACCAAGTCGGGCATCGGGACGGCGCCCCAGAAATCGCTGTTCAACAAGCTCGAAGACCTCACCCAGTCCCGCTCCGGCGCCGCGCCGGCCTGGCTGATGAGCCACCCGAAAACCGGCGAACGCATCGCGGCCATCGAGAAGCTCGAGGCCAAGTGGGCGCAATAG
- the pgi gene encoding glucose-6-phosphate isomerase, translating into MWEALTADTGARISELLKEEGRAADFSVSFDGMLFDYSKTAMSKEARALLLSIAQSHRVEERRAAMFAGEKINETEGRAVLHTALRNLDGGPVEVDGQDVMPGVLETLARMEAFAEDVREGRFTGAGGPITDVINIGIGGSHLGPEMGTRALSPYHDGPRCHFVSNVDGADIADCLAGLDPRTTLVIVASKTFTTIETMTNAETARAWMAKAVDDPAAQFAAVSSAEDKTADFGIAPERVFGFEDWVGGRYSMWGPIGLPLMLAIGPEDFRAFLKGGAAMDGHFRTAPAQENMPVMLALTGLWHSHACGFPTRAVLPYDQRLSRLPAYFQQLEMESNGKRVTMEGDALSEQSGPVVWGEPGTNGQHAFYQLIHQGTQVVPCEFMVAAKGHEPELTHHHDLLVANCLAQSEALMRGRTLAEARAQMETAGFEGDELERQAAHRVFPGNRPSTTLIYDRLTPRRLGQIVALYEHRVFVEGVILGINSFDQWGVELGKALAKEMAPILSGAEDGAGKDGSTRQLVAFVRGAT; encoded by the coding sequence ATGTGGGAGGCTTTGACGGCCGATACCGGCGCGCGGATCTCGGAGCTTTTGAAGGAAGAGGGCCGGGCGGCCGACTTTTCTGTCAGCTTCGACGGGATGCTTTTCGATTACTCCAAGACGGCGATGAGCAAGGAGGCACGGGCGCTGCTTCTGTCAATTGCCCAGTCGCATCGGGTGGAAGAGCGTCGCGCCGCGATGTTCGCGGGCGAGAAGATCAACGAGACCGAGGGGCGGGCGGTGTTGCATACCGCGCTGCGCAACCTCGACGGCGGACCGGTCGAGGTGGACGGGCAGGACGTGATGCCGGGCGTGCTGGAGACGCTGGCGCGGATGGAGGCCTTTGCCGAGGACGTGCGGGAGGGCCGTTTCACCGGCGCCGGCGGGCCGATCACCGACGTGATCAATATCGGGATCGGTGGCTCTCACCTTGGCCCCGAGATGGGGACGCGGGCGCTGTCGCCCTATCATGACGGGCCGCGATGCCATTTCGTGTCGAACGTGGACGGGGCGGATATTGCCGATTGCCTGGCCGGGCTCGACCCGAGAACGACGCTGGTGATCGTGGCCTCCAAGACCTTTACCACCATCGAGACGATGACCAATGCCGAGACGGCGCGGGCGTGGATGGCCAAGGCGGTGGACGACCCGGCCGCGCAGTTTGCCGCCGTGTCGAGCGCCGAGGACAAAACCGCCGATTTCGGCATCGCGCCCGAGCGGGTTTTCGGCTTCGAGGATTGGGTCGGCGGGCGCTATTCGATGTGGGGGCCGATCGGGTTGCCGCTGATGCTGGCGATCGGACCGGAGGATTTCCGCGCGTTCCTGAAGGGCGGCGCGGCGATGGACGGGCATTTCCGAACGGCGCCGGCGCAGGAGAACATGCCGGTCATGCTGGCGCTGACGGGGCTGTGGCACAGCCATGCCTGCGGGTTTCCGACCCGCGCTGTGCTGCCCTATGACCAGCGGCTGTCGCGGTTGCCGGCCTATTTCCAGCAACTGGAAATGGAAAGCAACGGCAAGCGCGTGACGATGGAGGGCGATGCGTTGAGTGAGCAGAGCGGCCCCGTTGTCTGGGGCGAGCCGGGCACGAACGGGCAGCACGCGTTCTATCAGCTCATCCACCAGGGCACGCAGGTGGTGCCGTGTGAATTCATGGTGGCCGCCAAGGGGCACGAGCCGGAACTGACGCATCATCACGACTTGCTGGTCGCCAATTGCCTGGCGCAGTCGGAGGCGCTGATGCGGGGCCGGACCCTGGCCGAGGCGCGGGCGCAGATGGAGACGGCCGGGTTCGAAGGCGACGAGCTTGAGCGGCAGGCGGCGCACCGGGTCTTTCCGGGCAACCGGCCGTCGACCACGCTGATCTATGACCGGCTGACGCCGCGGCGGCTGGGGCAGATCGTGGCGCTGTACGAGCACCGGGTCTTTGTCGAGGGCGTGATTCTCGGGATCAACTCGTTCGATCAATGGGGCGTGGAACTGGGCAAAGCGCTGGCGAAGGAAATGGCGCCGATCCTGTCGGGCGCGGAGGATGGCGCCGGCAAGGACGGCTCGACCCGTCAGCTTGTGGCCTTCGTGCGCGGGGCAACATAA
- a CDS encoding cupin domain-containing protein: protein MTANDIIEKLGLQPHPEGGHYRETWVADNDGRATGTCIYFLLKGGEENRWHRVDATEIWHFYAGDPLLLRLSATDDGPAERHLLGPDLAQGQRPQVIIPTHHWQRAECIGAYTLVGCTVSPGFQFEGFTLAADGFDIPERG from the coding sequence ATGACAGCAAACGACATCATCGAAAAGCTCGGCCTTCAGCCCCATCCCGAAGGCGGCCACTACCGCGAGACATGGGTGGCCGACAATGACGGCCGGGCCACCGGCACCTGCATCTACTTCCTGCTCAAGGGCGGCGAGGAGAACCGTTGGCACCGGGTCGATGCCACCGAAATCTGGCATTTCTACGCCGGCGACCCGCTCCTGCTGCGCCTCTCGGCCACCGATGACGGCCCGGCCGAGCGCCACCTGCTCGGGCCCGACCTGGCCCAGGGCCAGCGCCCCCAGGTCATCATCCCGACGCACCACTGGCAGCGCGCCGAATGCATCGGCGCCTACACGCTGGTCGGCTGCACCGTCTCGCCCGGCTTCCAATTCGAGGGGTTCACCCTGGCCGCAGACGGGTTCGACATCCCCGAGCGGGGATGA
- a CDS encoding M24 family metallopeptidase encodes MPFHFDAAEYAARRARATQAVKEAGLDALILFAPESHYWICGYDTFGFAMYQAMVLTAKGDLHLMTRMPDRLQAFQTSVLSEDEIHVWPQYEGSNPAEHLKNLLTDLGVAEGRLGFESDTAGLTDRNGQLTRAALPAAEEHSDLIRALRRVKSPAEIEMHRRAGQLADDAMDAGLAETRAGAFEGDILAAMQGAVFRGGGDYAGNEFILGSGPQALLSRYHSGRRHLEPQDQMTWEWAGAYARYHAAMMRTVIIGKPSDKQRHMHEAGVAALEACEDAIRPGRPMSEVFDAHARTLDDHGLGHARMQACGYGMGAVYNPIWVDFPMFYEGNPLLMQAGQVFFLHMILMDAEAGLAICPGHSVLVTETGVERLSRQPLDLLVR; translated from the coding sequence ATGCCCTTCCATTTCGACGCCGCCGAATACGCCGCCCGCCGCGCCCGCGCCACGCAGGCGGTCAAGGAGGCCGGGCTCGACGCGCTGATCCTCTTCGCACCGGAAAGCCACTACTGGATCTGCGGCTACGACACGTTCGGCTTCGCCATGTACCAGGCGATGGTGCTGACGGCGAAGGGCGATCTGCACCTGATGACCCGCATGCCCGACCGCCTCCAGGCATTCCAGACCTCGGTGCTGTCGGAAGACGAAATCCACGTCTGGCCGCAATACGAAGGGTCGAACCCGGCCGAACACCTGAAGAACCTGCTGACTGACCTCGGCGTGGCGGAGGGCCGCCTCGGCTTCGAATCGGATACCGCCGGCCTCACCGACCGCAACGGCCAACTCACCCGTGCGGCCCTGCCCGCGGCAGAGGAGCATTCCGACCTCATCCGCGCCCTGCGCCGCGTGAAAAGCCCCGCCGAGATCGAGATGCACCGCCGCGCCGGCCAACTGGCCGATGACGCCATGGATGCGGGCCTTGCCGAGACCCGCGCGGGCGCCTTCGAAGGCGATATCCTCGCCGCCATGCAGGGCGCCGTCTTCCGCGGCGGCGGCGATTATGCCGGCAACGAGTTCATCCTCGGCTCCGGCCCGCAGGCGCTGCTGTCGCGCTACCATTCGGGCCGCCGGCACCTCGAGCCGCAGGACCAGATGACATGGGAATGGGCCGGCGCCTATGCCCGCTATCACGCCGCCATGATGCGCACCGTCATCATCGGGAAACCCAGCGACAAACAGCGCCACATGCACGAGGCGGGCGTGGCCGCGCTCGAGGCCTGCGAAGACGCCATCCGCCCCGGCCGCCCCATGAGCGAGGTCTTCGACGCCCATGCCCGCACGCTCGACGACCACGGCCTCGGTCACGCCCGGATGCAGGCCTGCGGCTATGGCATGGGCGCGGTCTATAACCCCATCTGGGTGGATTTCCCGATGTTCTACGAGGGCAACCCGCTCCTCATGCAGGCCGGGCAGGTGTTCTTCCTTCACATGATCCTGATGGATGCCGAGGCGGGATTGGCCATATGCCCCGGCCACTCGGTGCTCGTCACGGAAACCGGGGTCGAACGCCTCTCGCGCCAGCCGCTCGACCTGCTCGTCCGCTAG
- the pgl gene encoding 6-phosphogluconolactonase: MNFIDYPDDELMAVHLANTLAGELTAALEHKDRVLFVVPGGTTPGPVFDSLCDSDLDWSRVDVLPSDERWLPEVHVRSNSRLIRERLMVGRAAKARFLPLYRKSETPEPVLAELEEAISPALPINVCLLGMGSDMHTASLFPGADNLETALDRYGPVLVPMRAKDVPEPRLTLSARVLRDALALHVVITGQAKKAALDRARSLEPVKAPVAAVLEEATVHWAP, translated from the coding sequence ATGAATTTCATCGACTATCCAGACGACGAGCTGATGGCGGTGCACCTGGCCAACACGCTGGCCGGGGAGCTGACGGCCGCGCTGGAGCACAAGGACAGGGTGCTGTTCGTGGTGCCGGGCGGGACGACGCCCGGGCCGGTCTTCGACAGCCTCTGCGACTCCGACCTGGACTGGAGCCGGGTCGACGTGTTGCCGAGCGACGAGCGGTGGCTGCCCGAGGTGCATGTGCGCTCGAACAGCCGGCTGATCCGCGAGCGGCTGATGGTGGGGCGGGCCGCGAAGGCGCGGTTCCTGCCGCTGTACCGGAAGTCGGAGACGCCCGAGCCGGTGCTGGCGGAGCTGGAAGAGGCGATAAGCCCGGCCCTGCCGATCAACGTCTGCCTGCTGGGGATGGGAAGCGACATGCACACCGCGTCGCTGTTTCCCGGCGCGGACAACCTCGAGACGGCGCTTGACCGCTACGGGCCGGTGCTGGTGCCGATGCGGGCCAAGGACGTGCCCGAGCCGCGGCTGACGCTGTCGGCACGGGTTCTCAGGGATGCACTGGCGCTGCATGTGGTGATCACCGGACAGGCGAAGAAGGCCGCGCTTGACCGGGCGCGATCGCTCGAGCCGGTGAAGGCGCCGGTGGCGGCCGTGCTGGAAGAGGCGACGGTACACTGGGCGCCGTGA
- a CDS encoding radical SAM protein encodes MKDAATALANDGKFRDPQVTADGQPRAHVPLSRPETLWFNTGTLCNITCVNCYIESSPENDRLVYMTEAEVRDYLDQLETRGWPVREIGFTGGEPFMNPEMCAMARAALDRGYDVLILTNAMRPMMRPNVQNALRALIEEYGDRLTLRISVDHWSAQHHDEERGTGAFEKTLAGMAWLRDAGARMTVAGRSLWNETETEARDGYRAFYAANRFAIDADNPAETVIFPEMDMRVEVPEITTACWGILGKSPDDVMCASSRMVVKRKGAPRPTVLSCTLLPYDPQFEMGETLEEAERDVALNHPHCAKFCVLGGASCSG; translated from the coding sequence ATGAAAGACGCCGCCACAGCCCTGGCCAATGACGGCAAGTTCCGTGACCCGCAGGTAACCGCCGACGGGCAACCCCGCGCCCACGTGCCCCTCTCCAGGCCCGAGACGCTCTGGTTCAACACCGGCACGCTCTGCAACATCACCTGCGTGAACTGCTATATCGAAAGCTCGCCCGAGAACGACCGCCTCGTCTACATGACCGAGGCCGAGGTGCGCGACTATCTCGACCAGCTTGAAACCCGGGGCTGGCCGGTCCGCGAGATCGGCTTCACCGGCGGCGAGCCCTTCATGAACCCCGAGATGTGCGCCATGGCCCGCGCCGCGCTGGACCGCGGCTACGACGTCCTGATTCTTACCAACGCCATGCGCCCGATGATGCGCCCGAACGTGCAGAACGCCCTCCGCGCCCTGATCGAAGAGTACGGCGACCGTCTCACCCTGCGCATCTCCGTCGATCACTGGTCGGCACAGCACCATGACGAGGAGCGCGGCACCGGCGCCTTCGAGAAAACCCTGGCCGGCATGGCCTGGCTGCGCGACGCGGGCGCCCGCATGACCGTCGCCGGCCGCAGCCTCTGGAATGAAACCGAGACCGAGGCCCGCGACGGCTACCGCGCCTTCTATGCCGCGAACCGGTTTGCCATCGACGCCGACAACCCCGCCGAAACCGTGATCTTCCCGGAAATGGACATGCGCGTCGAGGTGCCCGAGATCACCACCGCCTGCTGGGGCATCCTCGGCAAGTCGCCCGACGACGTGATGTGCGCCTCCTCGCGCATGGTCGTGAAACGCAAGGGCGCGCCCCGGCCGACCGTGCTGTCCTGCACCCTCCTGCCCTACGACCCGCAATTCGAGATGGGCGAGACGCTGGAGGAGGCCGAGCGCGACGTCGCCCTCAACCACCCGCACTGCGCCAAGTTCTGCGTCCTCGGCGGCGCCAGCTGCTCGGGCTGA
- the zwf gene encoding glucose-6-phosphate dehydrogenase — protein sequence MVSRVIPVDPFDLVIFGGTGDLARRKILPGLFRRYCAGQIEGDVRITGAARGEMDTQGYRDFAAEAIMASDQSAGTKKAHLDEFLAMLHYVVVDAMGDDGWEELARITRSDRIRAFYFSVAPRLFGPLAERLHQHGLADGQTRIVVEKPFGRDLKTARELNRVLAEHFDESQIYRIDHYLGKETVQNLMAIRFGNMLFEPLWNSQYVDHIQITVAEAVGVGGRGDYYDRAGAMRDMMQNHLMQLLCLIAMEPPAKFNPDSVRDEKLKVIRALDPVAPDDVVRGQYEGSGGRPSYRNQVGNRDSTTESFVALRARVSNWRWAGTPFYLRTGKRLKERASEIAVVFKDAPHSIFGEEAGRHRNILTIKLQPNEGIELGVTIKEPGPGGMRLVDVPLDMTFAEALGPEEADFPDAYERLIMDVIRGNQTLFMRGDEVEEAWAWADEVIAGWEKRGDDPLPYATGSAGPDDALMLMHRDGRRWREIKA from the coding sequence ATGGTTTCGCGTGTCATTCCTGTGGATCCCTTCGACCTGGTGATTTTCGGCGGCACGGGGGATCTCGCGCGGCGGAAAATCCTGCCGGGCCTTTTCCGACGGTATTGCGCCGGCCAGATCGAGGGCGACGTGCGCATCACCGGCGCGGCCCGGGGCGAGATGGACACCCAAGGGTATCGGGATTTCGCGGCGGAAGCGATCATGGCGTCCGATCAGTCGGCGGGCACCAAGAAGGCGCATCTCGACGAGTTCCTGGCCATGCTGCATTACGTCGTGGTCGATGCCATGGGCGATGACGGCTGGGAGGAGCTGGCCCGGATCACCCGGTCGGACCGGATCAGGGCGTTCTACTTCTCGGTGGCGCCAAGGCTCTTCGGGCCGCTGGCGGAGCGGCTGCACCAGCACGGGCTGGCCGACGGGCAGACGCGGATCGTGGTGGAGAAGCCGTTCGGGCGCGACCTGAAGACGGCGCGGGAGCTGAACAGGGTGCTGGCCGAGCATTTCGACGAAAGCCAGATTTACCGGATCGACCATTACCTCGGCAAGGAGACGGTGCAGAACCTGATGGCGATCCGCTTCGGGAACATGCTGTTCGAGCCGCTGTGGAACAGCCAGTATGTCGATCACATCCAGATCACCGTGGCCGAGGCCGTGGGCGTGGGCGGGCGCGGCGATTACTACGACCGGGCCGGGGCCATGCGGGACATGATGCAGAACCACCTGATGCAGCTTCTGTGCCTGATCGCGATGGAGCCGCCGGCGAAGTTTAACCCCGATTCGGTGCGCGACGAGAAGCTGAAGGTGATCCGCGCGCTTGACCCGGTGGCGCCCGATGACGTTGTGCGGGGCCAGTACGAGGGCTCGGGCGGGCGGCCGAGCTATCGCAACCAGGTGGGCAACCGCGACAGCACGACGGAGAGCTTCGTGGCGCTGAGGGCAAGGGTCAGCAACTGGCGCTGGGCGGGCACGCCGTTCTACCTGCGCACCGGCAAGCGGCTGAAGGAACGGGCGAGCGAGATTGCCGTGGTCTTCAAGGATGCGCCGCATTCGATCTTCGGCGAAGAGGCCGGGCGGCACCGCAATATCCTGACCATCAAGCTGCAGCCCAACGAGGGGATCGAGCTTGGCGTGACGATCAAGGAGCCGGGCCCGGGCGGCATGCGGCTGGTCGATGTGCCGCTCGACATGACCTTTGCCGAGGCGCTGGGCCCGGAGGAGGCGGATTTCCCCGATGCCTATGAACGGCTGATCATGGATGTTATCCGGGGCAACCAGACGCTGTTCATGCGCGGCGACGAGGTCGAGGAGGCCTGGGCCTGGGCGGACGAGGTGATCGCCGGATGGGAGAAACGCGGCGACGACCCGCTGCCCTATGCCACGGGAAGTGCCGGGCCTGACGACGCGCTGATGCTTATGCATCGCGACGGGCGGCGCTGGCGGGAGATCAAGGCATGA